In Bradyrhizobium lablabi, one DNA window encodes the following:
- a CDS encoding alpha/beta fold hydrolase — protein sequence MKRGITILLSLCVLVTVGYFTASKWAIRHETITFLDPTRDNRPVAVDVAVRRDKELQANAGMLTLPVAILNHGNTVKFTEYSFLANAFAARGYLVVSIQHDLPTDPPMVTKVGELYVGRLPQYQRDIANIKFAIEEMQKVQANADYDHLTMVGHSMGADVSLYFAKLYPDHIKKVVTLDNLRVPFMTDGRFKILSFRSKDPVFKTDPGVIPADDVCEKAGITVVRTGFQHNDMRDTGPDEAKASIQGMLDKFLDDDSPLKPVETTTPVMTDAGPVAPYAPVGPVQN from the coding sequence ATGAAGCGTGGAATTACCATTCTGCTTTCGCTTTGCGTGCTCGTGACCGTTGGATATTTCACCGCGAGCAAATGGGCGATCCGTCACGAGACGATCACCTTCCTTGACCCGACACGCGACAACCGCCCGGTGGCCGTCGACGTCGCGGTCAGGCGCGACAAGGAGCTGCAGGCCAATGCCGGCATGCTCACGCTGCCGGTTGCGATCCTCAATCACGGCAACACCGTCAAATTCACCGAATATTCCTTCCTCGCAAACGCGTTCGCCGCCCGCGGCTATCTCGTCGTGAGTATCCAGCACGATCTGCCGACCGATCCGCCGATGGTGACGAAAGTCGGCGAGCTTTATGTTGGCCGTCTGCCGCAGTACCAGCGCGACATCGCCAACATCAAGTTCGCGATCGAGGAAATGCAGAAGGTCCAGGCCAACGCCGACTACGACCATCTGACCATGGTGGGACACTCCATGGGCGCCGACGTCTCGCTCTACTTCGCCAAACTGTACCCCGACCACATCAAGAAGGTCGTGACGCTCGACAATCTGCGCGTGCCGTTCATGACCGACGGCCGATTCAAGATCCTCTCGTTCCGCTCCAAGGATCCTGTCTTCAAGACCGACCCCGGGGTCATTCCGGCCGACGATGTCTGCGAGAAGGCCGGCATTACGGTGGTCCGCACCGGCTTCCAGCACAACGATATGCGCGATACCGGTCCTGACGAAGCGAAGGCATCGATCCAGGGCATGCTCGACAAATTCCTGGATGATGACAGCCCGCTCAAGCCGGTCGAAACCACCACCCCTGTCATGACCGATGCCGGTCCGGTCGCGCCCTATGCGCCGGTTGGGCCGGTCCAGAACTGA
- a CDS encoding ester cyclase, with translation MSIKISLVVAAVAVLASATTAESVEINDLVIAAPIGSPQGEAGLKAVRAFYEFWNSGDESLLKQAIAANFTDHTLPPGRPQGPEGPAFASRQFRGAVPDLKVVVEKMIVAGSYVTVHMKFTGHFTGKLGQTQGHGQEIDFIATDLVKVEDGKIADNWHIEDNLTLLKQMGVAHLDP, from the coding sequence ATGTCGATTAAGATCAGTCTTGTCGTGGCGGCGGTCGCGGTCTTGGCGTCGGCCACCACAGCCGAGAGCGTAGAGATCAACGACCTCGTGATCGCCGCGCCGATCGGCAGTCCGCAAGGCGAAGCCGGCCTAAAAGCGGTCCGCGCGTTCTACGAATTCTGGAACAGCGGCGACGAGAGCCTCTTGAAGCAGGCTATCGCCGCCAACTTCACCGATCACACGCTGCCGCCCGGCCGGCCCCAGGGACCGGAGGGCCCGGCTTTCGCGTCGCGGCAGTTCCGCGGCGCGGTACCGGACCTCAAAGTGGTCGTGGAAAAAATGATCGTCGCCGGAAGCTACGTTACCGTGCACATGAAATTCACCGGCCATTTCACCGGCAAGCTCGGGCAAACCCAGGGCCACGGCCAGGAGATCGACTTCATCGCCACCGATCTCGTCAAAGTCGAAGACGGCAAGATCGCGGACAATTGGCACATCGAAGATAATCTGACGCTGCTCAAACAGATGGGCGTTGCCCATCTCGATCCCTAA
- a CDS encoding DUF302 domain-containing protein, whose translation MAVDGLTTIPSGFGPQDTMNRLETAVKAKGMTVFARIDHAAGAAAVGLPLRPTELLIFGNARGGTPLMQSVQTIGIDLPLKALVWQDASGKTWLSYNDPDWLAKRHGLGGETEAAVKMMTGALAAVAKAATTG comes from the coding sequence ATGGCGGTGGACGGACTGACGACGATACCGAGCGGCTTCGGGCCGCAAGATACCATGAACCGGCTCGAGACCGCGGTGAAGGCAAAGGGCATGACGGTATTCGCCCGGATCGATCATGCCGCGGGCGCGGCGGCGGTCGGACTGCCGCTGCGCCCGACCGAGCTTCTGATCTTTGGCAATGCCAGAGGCGGCACGCCACTGATGCAATCGGTCCAGACCATCGGGATCGACCTGCCGTTGAAGGCGCTGGTTTGGCAGGATGCCTCGGGCAAGACCTGGCTTTCCTACAATGACCCGGATTGGCTTGCGAAGCGGCACGGGCTCGGCGGCGAGACGGAGGCGGCGGTCAAGATGATGACGGGCGCGCTGGCTGCCGTCGCAAAAGCCGCGACGACGGGTTAG
- a CDS encoding DnaJ domain-containing protein, whose amino-acid sequence MPTLIAGVVAVILLYSLLQMFRAANPVVLARAIKIGGGIVALAVAAFTGIKGELAVAIPLGIFGAGLLGWSPFGASGFANIGGLFSGAGAQRSAGQTSRVRSQFLDMILDHDSGELSGQIVAGPHAGRFVGEFDLAQLTAMIPGFDAESVSLLESYLDRRFPAWRQDAQGNPAGGQRRPAPSGKMTDEEAYQILGLQPGAGRDEIGRAHRALMKKLHPDQGGSTYLASRVNEAKDTLLRTHLS is encoded by the coding sequence ATGCCTACCCTGATCGCCGGCGTCGTGGCCGTCATACTTCTATACTCGCTGCTGCAGATGTTTCGTGCGGCCAATCCGGTCGTGCTCGCGCGCGCCATCAAGATCGGCGGCGGCATCGTAGCCCTCGCGGTTGCCGCCTTCACCGGCATCAAGGGCGAACTCGCCGTCGCCATCCCGCTCGGCATTTTCGGCGCCGGGTTATTGGGCTGGTCGCCGTTCGGGGCCTCGGGTTTCGCCAATATCGGTGGGCTGTTTTCAGGCGCGGGCGCGCAGCGCTCGGCGGGGCAGACCTCGCGGGTGCGTTCGCAGTTTCTCGATATGATCCTCGATCACGACAGCGGCGAACTGTCGGGCCAGATCGTGGCCGGCCCCCATGCCGGCCGTTTCGTCGGCGAATTCGACCTCGCGCAATTGACCGCGATGATCCCCGGCTTCGATGCCGAGAGCGTGTCGTTACTTGAAAGCTATCTGGACCGCCGGTTTCCCGCCTGGCGTCAGGACGCGCAGGGAAACCCGGCAGGGGGGCAGCGCCGCCCGGCGCCGAGCGGCAAAATGACGGACGAGGAGGCCTATCAGATCCTTGGCCTGCAGCCGGGGGCGGGGCGCGACGAGATCGGCCGGGCGCACCGCGCGCTCATGAAGAAACTGCATCCCGACCAGGGGGGGTCGACGTACCTCGCCTCCCGTGTAAACGAGGCCAAGGATACTCTGCTTCGCACGCATCTCAGCTAA
- a CDS encoding serine hydrolase — MLRTNLASSRVVRVGVFGLVTIASAVVFTNDTADARHYRHRHYAHHTHHHEAEESYSPAFSSIIVDGNSGATLSANNPDGSRHPASLTKIMTLYLLFERLDAGKMKLDTEMEVSEHAAEQAPTKLDLRPGQTIKVEDAIKGLVTRSANDAAVVIAEAIGGSEDDFAKLMTRKARALGMSKTVYRNASGLPNDDQVTTARDQATLGRAIQDRFPRYYRYFSTEAFNYHGQSIRNHNHLLGSVEGVDGIKTGYTRASGFNLVTSMRRGNRHLVGVVMGGHSGGSRDAIMRNLLAENLQKAATTRTVAAITERNSADANVEVAESEAPSQGAAEPAAAAPEPVPTPRAPAFRSVMAQATAAVPPPQAKTEQAKTEPKVEQVKPEQAKTEPAPLTSGVIQTQAIAAIPGSSEPMKPVKVKTVQIKAGQIKLASAGPSQPASPSTSAIPPARPEMPETSSALVAKAEINKVETSKDDVPGMPPQPANHGTGNGVLGVLPASSVAASPAPQALAYADPTPRPQLPQPQATQQNSANKPLAVHTGWIVQVGALESESEALQRIDAARSQAHGLLAKADPFTEPVVAKGDRKLFRARFAGLDRDQAEAVCRTLKHSDISCITVRN; from the coding sequence ATGCTTCGTACAAATTTGGCTTCCTCGCGCGTGGTGCGAGTTGGCGTGTTCGGGCTGGTCACGATCGCATCAGCCGTCGTCTTCACAAACGACACCGCCGATGCGCGCCATTACCGGCATCGCCATTATGCCCATCACACTCATCACCATGAAGCGGAGGAGAGCTACAGCCCCGCTTTCTCGTCGATCATCGTAGACGGCAATTCCGGCGCGACGCTGTCGGCCAACAATCCCGACGGCAGCCGCCATCCCGCTTCGCTCACCAAGATCATGACGCTCTATCTGCTGTTCGAGCGCCTCGACGCCGGCAAGATGAAGCTCGACACCGAGATGGAAGTTTCAGAGCACGCTGCCGAACAGGCGCCGACCAAACTCGACTTGCGCCCGGGCCAGACCATTAAGGTCGAAGACGCCATCAAGGGCCTGGTGACGCGTTCGGCCAACGATGCCGCCGTCGTGATCGCGGAAGCGATCGGCGGCAGTGAGGACGATTTCGCCAAGCTGATGACGCGCAAGGCGCGCGCGCTCGGCATGTCCAAAACGGTTTATCGCAATGCCTCAGGGCTACCCAACGACGACCAGGTGACGACCGCGCGCGATCAAGCAACCCTCGGCCGCGCCATCCAGGACCGTTTCCCGCGCTACTACCGTTACTTCTCGACCGAGGCATTCAACTATCACGGCCAATCGATCCGCAACCATAATCATCTGCTCGGCAGCGTCGAAGGGGTCGACGGCATCAAGACCGGCTACACCCGCGCGTCGGGCTTCAATCTCGTGACCTCGATGCGCCGCGGCAACCGCCATCTGGTCGGCGTTGTCATGGGAGGCCACAGCGGCGGCTCGCGCGACGCCATCATGCGCAATCTGCTGGCCGAAAATCTGCAAAAAGCCGCGACCACGCGCACGGTTGCCGCGATCACCGAGCGCAATTCTGCCGACGCAAATGTCGAGGTGGCGGAATCCGAAGCCCCGTCGCAGGGCGCAGCCGAGCCCGCCGCCGCCGCGCCCGAACCCGTCCCGACACCGCGCGCGCCGGCTTTCCGGTCGGTCATGGCCCAAGCCACCGCCGCCGTGCCGCCGCCGCAGGCCAAGACTGAACAAGCAAAGACTGAACCAAAGGTTGAGCAAGTTAAGCCTGAGCAAGCCAAAACCGAACCAGCCCCGCTAACTTCCGGCGTGATCCAGACTCAGGCGATCGCCGCTATCCCCGGCTCGTCCGAACCGATGAAGCCTGTCAAGGTCAAGACCGTCCAGATCAAGGCCGGGCAGATCAAACTAGCTTCCGCCGGACCGTCGCAGCCTGCGTCCCCGAGCACCAGCGCGATCCCCCCGGCGCGTCCGGAGATGCCGGAGACCTCGAGCGCGCTCGTGGCCAAAGCTGAAATCAACAAGGTGGAAACCAGCAAGGACGACGTTCCGGGCATGCCGCCCCAGCCGGCAAACCACGGCACCGGAAACGGCGTGCTTGGCGTGCTTCCGGCATCGAGCGTAGCCGCCTCTCCCGCCCCGCAGGCGCTGGCCTATGCCGATCCAACCCCTCGCCCGCAACTGCCGCAGCCGCAGGCCACCCAGCAGAACTCCGCCAACAAGCCGCTCGCCGTCCACACCGGATGGATCGTTCAGGTCGGCGCGCTGGAAAGCGAAAGTGAAGCGCTGCAGCGCATCGACGCGGCGCGCAGTCAGGCCCACGGCCTGCTCGCCAAGGCCGATCCGTTCACCGAACCGGTGGTGGCCAAAGGCGACCGAAAGCTGTTCCGGGCCCGTTTTGCCGGCCTCGACCGCGATCAGGCGGAAGCGGTGTGCCGGACCTTGAAGCATTCCGACATCTCCTGCATCACCGTTCGGAACTGA
- a CDS encoding phasin family protein gives MIKVEDIQQYGKEHLETCVASAATVQNGLQAIASAYGDYTKKSYEDTKSFVEKLSSVKSLDKALEVQTEFAKSAYESFVADAQKIAGLYGDLAKQTFKPVETLVAKFTPASAA, from the coding sequence ATGATCAAGGTTGAAGACATTCAGCAGTACGGCAAGGAACATCTCGAGACCTGCGTTGCTTCCGCGGCCACCGTTCAGAACGGCCTCCAGGCCATCGCAAGCGCCTATGGCGACTACACCAAGAAATCGTATGAAGACACCAAATCGTTTGTCGAAAAACTGTCCAGTGTGAAGTCGCTGGACAAGGCGCTCGAAGTGCAGACCGAATTTGCAAAATCGGCCTACGAGAGCTTCGTGGCGGACGCGCAGAAGATCGCGGGGCTCTATGGCGATCTTGCCAAGCAAACGTTCAAGCCGGTGGAAACCCTGGTCGCGAAATTCACGCCAGCCTCTGCCGCCTGA
- the clpS gene encoding ATP-dependent Clp protease adapter ClpS produces the protein MGNDENRTGGTGGPATSVIAKVKPKTKRPNLYRVLILNDDYTPMEFVVHVLEKFFQKDVEAATKIMLHVHHHGIGECGIFTYEIAETKVTQVMDFARKHQHPLQCVMEKK, from the coding sequence ATGGGCAATGATGAGAACCGCACAGGCGGGACCGGCGGCCCGGCGACATCCGTCATCGCCAAGGTCAAGCCGAAGACCAAGCGCCCGAATCTCTACCGTGTGCTGATTTTGAACGACGACTACACGCCGATGGAATTTGTCGTTCACGTCTTGGAGAAGTTCTTCCAGAAGGATGTCGAAGCCGCGACCAAGATCATGCTGCACGTCCATCACCATGGCATCGGCGAGTGCGGAATATTCACCTACGAGATCGCCGAGACCAAGGTGACGCAAGTGATGGATTTCGCGCGCAAGCACCAACATCCCCTGCAATGCGTGATGGAAAAGAAGTAA
- the clpA gene encoding ATP-dependent Clp protease ATP-binding subunit ClpA, producing MPTFSQSLEQSLHRALAIANERHHQYATLEHLLLSLIDDSDAAAVMRACSVDLDKLRTSLVNYLETEFENLVTDGADDAKPTAGFQRVIQRAVIHVQSSGREEVTGANVLIAIFAERESHAAYFLQEQDMTRYDAVNYISHGIAKRPGVSEARPVRGVDEETETKGNEDTKKKGEALETYCVNLNKKARDGKIDPVIGRNSEINRAIQVLCRRQKNNPLFVGEAGVGKTAIAEGLAKRIVDSEVPEVLAAATVFSLDMGTLLAGTRYRGDFEERLKQVLKELEAHPNAILFIDEIHTVIGAGATSGGAMDASNLLKPALASGTIRCMGSTTYKEYRQHFEKDRALVRRFQKIDINEPTVEDAIAILKGLKPYFEDYHRLKYTNEAIEAAVQLSSRYIHDRKLPDKAIDVIDESGAAQMLVSENKRKKTIGIKEIETTIATMARIPPKSVSKDDAEVLKHLETTLKRVVFGQDKAIEALSASIKLSRAGLREPEKPIGSYLFSGPTGVGKTEVAKQLAASLGVELIRFDMSEYMERHTVSRLIGAPPGYVGFDQGGLLTDGVDQHPHCVVLLDEIEKAHPDLYNVLLQIMDHGRLTDHNGKQVNFRNVILIMTTNAGAADLARQAFGFTRNKREGDDHEAINRQFAPEFRNRLDAIVSFAHLNPDVIGMVVEKFVLQLEAQLADRDVTIELSEPAKAWLIQHGYDEQMGARPMARVIQEHIKKPLADEVLFGKLKGGGHVRVVLVKDEAAAEADQQKIGFEYVEGPVTPKPEKLPGARKRTVPRKPKPSGPSGGGSKGPASRGPLVKV from the coding sequence ATGCCGACTTTTTCCCAAAGCCTAGAACAATCCCTGCATCGTGCGCTGGCGATTGCCAACGAGCGCCACCACCAATACGCGACGCTTGAACACCTTCTGCTCTCGCTGATCGATGACTCGGATGCGGCCGCCGTGATGCGCGCCTGCAGCGTCGATCTAGACAAGCTACGCACCAGTCTCGTCAACTATCTTGAAACCGAGTTCGAAAATCTGGTGACCGACGGCGCCGACGACGCCAAGCCGACCGCCGGTTTCCAGCGCGTGATCCAGCGCGCGGTGATTCACGTCCAGTCATCGGGGCGGGAGGAAGTCACCGGCGCCAACGTCCTGATCGCGATCTTCGCGGAACGCGAAAGTCATGCCGCCTATTTCCTGCAGGAGCAGGACATGACGCGCTATGACGCGGTGAATTACATCAGCCACGGCATCGCCAAGCGGCCCGGGGTGTCGGAAGCGCGGCCCGTGCGGGGCGTCGACGAAGAGACCGAGACCAAGGGCAACGAGGACACCAAGAAGAAGGGTGAGGCGCTGGAGACCTACTGCGTCAACCTCAACAAGAAGGCGCGCGACGGCAAGATCGATCCGGTGATCGGACGAAACTCCGAGATCAACCGCGCCATCCAGGTGCTGTGCCGCCGGCAGAAGAACAACCCGCTGTTCGTCGGCGAAGCCGGCGTCGGCAAGACCGCGATCGCAGAAGGCCTGGCGAAACGGATCGTCGATAGCGAAGTGCCCGAAGTGTTGGCGGCGGCCACGGTGTTCTCGCTCGACATGGGCACCTTGCTCGCCGGTACCCGCTACCGCGGCGATTTCGAGGAACGGCTGAAGCAGGTCCTGAAAGAGCTCGAGGCGCATCCGAACGCCATCCTGTTCATCGACGAGATCCACACCGTGATCGGCGCTGGTGCTACGTCCGGCGGCGCGATGGACGCGTCCAATCTGTTAAAGCCGGCGCTGGCGTCAGGCACCATCCGTTGCATGGGCTCGACCACGTACAAGGAATATCGCCAGCACTTTGAAAAGGACCGCGCACTGGTGCGCCGGTTCCAGAAGATCGACATCAACGAGCCGACGGTCGAGGACGCCATCGCGATCCTCAAGGGTCTAAAGCCTTACTTCGAGGACTACCACCGGCTGAAATACACCAACGAGGCGATCGAGGCCGCGGTGCAGCTGTCGTCGCGTTATATCCACGACCGTAAATTGCCGGACAAGGCGATCGACGTGATCGACGAATCCGGTGCGGCGCAAATGCTGGTTTCGGAGAACAAGCGCAAGAAGACCATCGGCATCAAGGAAATCGAGACCACGATCGCGACCATGGCGCGGATTCCGCCCAAGAGCGTGTCGAAGGACGATGCCGAGGTGTTGAAGCATCTCGAAACGACGCTGAAGCGCGTGGTGTTCGGCCAGGACAAGGCGATCGAAGCGCTGTCGGCCTCGATCAAGCTGTCGCGCGCGGGCTTGCGCGAACCGGAGAAGCCGATCGGCTCCTATCTGTTCTCAGGGCCCACCGGCGTCGGCAAGACCGAAGTCGCAAAGCAGCTCGCAGCTTCGCTGGGTGTCGAGCTGATCCGCTTCGACATGTCGGAATATATGGAGCGGCACACCGTGTCGCGCCTGATCGGTGCGCCTCCGGGCTATGTCGGCTTCGACCAGGGCGGGCTGCTGACCGACGGCGTCGATCAGCATCCGCATTGCGTGGTACTGCTCGACGAAATCGAGAAAGCGCATCCGGATCTCTACAACGTGCTGCTGCAGATCATGGATCATGGAAGGTTGACCGACCACAACGGCAAGCAGGTCAATTTCCGCAACGTCATCTTGATCATGACCACCAACGCCGGCGCCGCCGATCTGGCGCGTCAGGCGTTCGGCTTCACGCGCAACAAGCGGGAAGGCGACGATCACGAAGCGATCAATCGCCAGTTCGCGCCCGAATTCCGCAACCGGCTCGATGCCATCGTCTCGTTCGCGCATCTCAATCCCGACGTGATCGGCATGGTGGTCGAGAAGTTCGTGCTGCAGCTCGAGGCGCAGCTTGCCGACCGCGACGTCACCATCGAACTGTCGGAGCCGGCCAAAGCGTGGCTGATCCAGCATGGCTATGACGAGCAGATGGGTGCGCGGCCTATGGCACGCGTGATCCAGGAGCACATCAAGAAGCCGTTGGCGGACGAAGTGCTGTTCGGCAAGCTCAAGGGCGGCGGCCATGTCCGCGTCGTGCTGGTAAAGGACGAGGCGGCGGCCGAGGCCGACCAGCAGAAGATCGGCTTCGAATATGTCGAGGGGCCGGTGACGCCGAAGCCGGAAAAACTGCCCGGCGCGCGCAAGCGCACTGTGCCGCGCAAGCCGAAACCGAGTGGCCCGAGCGGCGGCGGATCGAAGGGCCCGGCCTCACGAGGTCCGCTGGTCAAGGTTTGA
- a CDS encoding alpha/beta fold hydrolase codes for MKRTIAVLLSVCALVTAAYFTASKWAIHHKTLTFSDPLRSDRPVSVDIAVRYDRELEAMADVIELPVAILSHGNTVKFTEYSFLANVFAARGYMVVSIQHDLETDEPMVTKVDEEYVGRRSQYNRGIANIKFAVDELKRLQPNSDYNHLTMVGHSNGGDISMYFAKRYPDMIKKVVTLDNLRVPFMTDGKFKILSFRSQDPVFKADPGVVPDDEACAKAGITVVKTGYQHTDMSDRGPDEVKSKISSILDKFLEDDTPPNPGATNQPKVTVPNELALSAAAVKN; via the coding sequence ATGAAACGCACTATTGCCGTTCTGCTTTCGGTTTGCGCGCTGGTGACCGCCGCGTATTTCACCGCCAGCAAGTGGGCAATCCATCACAAGACGCTGACATTCAGCGACCCCTTGCGCAGCGACCGTCCGGTATCGGTCGATATCGCCGTCCGCTACGACCGCGAGCTCGAGGCGATGGCCGACGTGATCGAGCTGCCGGTGGCGATCCTCAGCCACGGCAACACCGTCAAATTCACCGAATATTCTTTCCTGGCAAACGTTTTCGCCGCCCGCGGCTACATGGTCGTGAGCATCCAGCACGATCTGGAAACCGATGAGCCGATGGTGACGAAGGTCGACGAGGAATATGTCGGCCGGCGGTCGCAGTACAACCGCGGCATTGCCAATATCAAGTTCGCGGTCGACGAGTTGAAAAGGCTCCAGCCGAACTCGGATTACAACCATCTGACCATGGTGGGGCACTCCAATGGCGGCGACATCTCGATGTACTTCGCCAAGCGGTATCCCGACATGATCAAAAAGGTCGTCACGCTCGACAATTTGCGCGTCCCATTCATGACCGACGGCAAATTCAAGATTCTCTCGTTTCGTTCGCAGGATCCGGTCTTCAAGGCCGATCCGGGCGTCGTTCCCGACGACGAGGCCTGCGCGAAGGCCGGCATCACCGTGGTCAAGACCGGCTATCAGCACACCGATATGAGCGATCGCGGTCCCGATGAGGTCAAGTCGAAGATCAGCAGCATTCTCGACAAATTCCTGGAGGACGACACTCCGCCCAATCCGGGCGCGACCAATCAGCCGAAGGTGACCGTGCCCAACGAGCTCGCCCTATCCGCGGCGGCGGTCAAGAACTGA
- a CDS encoding PepSY domain-containing protein: protein MMRFFAGRTLGAICLLLFALGLTGRAPAQDAANQNQPVGDLSPFRTIAADTLAIVNTGNLTRAKARIKDLETNWDRAEAKLRPRDPERWLTIDKAIDAALVQLRAHKPEASASKAALQSLLASFDRSNQGATAAAGESASIETARLSVTDIIAAAEKLRAGASVLDVSFEPKDGKPAYAVRTYANGKVWDGLLDGISGAAIDQGTAMDESALDAEDKAELAALKRAKITLRQAVASAEKAGGGRALNAGLEQVRGRAIWEILIQDTTKPQQIHIDPITGKIL, encoded by the coding sequence ATGATGAGGTTTTTCGCCGGCCGGACCCTTGGTGCCATTTGCCTTCTGCTGTTCGCACTCGGCCTGACCGGCCGGGCCCCGGCGCAGGATGCGGCAAACCAAAATCAGCCGGTGGGAGACCTTTCGCCGTTCCGCACCATCGCCGCGGACACGCTCGCGATCGTCAATACCGGAAACCTCACCCGTGCCAAGGCGCGGATCAAAGATCTGGAAACGAACTGGGATCGGGCTGAAGCGAAGCTCCGTCCACGCGATCCCGAGCGATGGCTAACGATCGACAAGGCAATCGACGCCGCCCTCGTGCAACTGCGTGCCCACAAACCGGAAGCTTCGGCGTCGAAAGCTGCGTTACAAAGCTTGCTCGCGAGCTTTGATCGATCCAACCAAGGCGCAACGGCTGCAGCTGGAGAATCCGCCTCTATCGAAACCGCCAGGCTCTCGGTGACCGACATCATTGCCGCGGCTGAGAAGCTGCGGGCCGGCGCGAGCGTGCTTGACGTAAGCTTCGAGCCTAAGGACGGCAAGCCGGCCTATGCGGTGCGGACCTACGCGAACGGAAAGGTATGGGACGGTCTCCTCGACGGCATCAGCGGCGCCGCCATCGATCAAGGCACGGCGATGGATGAGTCCGCGCTTGACGCCGAGGACAAGGCTGAGTTGGCGGCGTTGAAAAGGGCCAAAATCACGCTGCGCCAAGCCGTTGCGTCAGCCGAGAAAGCGGGTGGGGGCCGTGCACTGAACGCGGGATTGGAGCAGGTGCGCGGGCGCGCAATATGGGAAATTCTCATTCAAGACACAACAAAGCCCCAACAGATTCACATCGACCCGATCACCGGCAAAATTCTGTAA
- a CDS encoding DUF190 domain-containing protein, with translation MQIPEKASLLRVFIGEDDKADGRPLYEAIVLKAREVHLAGATVLRGPLGFGRSSMLHTAKVLRLSQDLPVVVEIVDTEEKINGFLPVLKELTKSCLITLEKVTVIRYGEDESGLAPEHAST, from the coding sequence ATGCAAATTCCTGAAAAAGCCTCCCTCTTGCGAGTTTTCATTGGCGAGGACGACAAGGCCGACGGCAGGCCGCTCTATGAGGCGATCGTCCTCAAGGCCCGCGAGGTTCATCTGGCCGGTGCGACCGTGCTGCGCGGGCCGCTTGGTTTTGGCCGCTCGAGCATGCTGCATACCGCCAAGGTGTTGCGCCTGTCGCAGGACTTGCCGGTGGTCGTGGAGATCGTCGACACCGAGGAGAAAATCAACGGCTTCCTGCCGGTCCTCAAAGAACTTACCAAGAGCTGCCTGATCACCTTGGAAAAGGTGACGGTCATTCGTTACGGCGAGGACGAATCGGGCCTTGCTCCTGAGCATGCCAGCACCTGA
- the crcB gene encoding fluoride efflux transporter CrcB: protein MTFQSCALVLLGGFFGGILRFFVSGFVGRRIGETFPWGTLVVNVSGALVIGALAGLARAQGGIFAGEMFRDLAFVGFLGGYTTVSSFCLQTLNLAIDGQGLPAAMNGILSTGLCIAAVGAGFWSVVRVLA, encoded by the coding sequence ATGACATTCCAATCCTGCGCCCTGGTGTTGCTCGGAGGTTTCTTCGGCGGCATTTTGCGCTTTTTTGTCTCCGGCTTTGTCGGACGCAGGATTGGCGAGACCTTTCCGTGGGGAACGCTGGTCGTGAACGTCTCGGGCGCCCTCGTCATTGGCGCGCTTGCCGGGCTCGCCCGTGCGCAGGGAGGGATCTTTGCAGGCGAGATGTTTCGCGATCTGGCGTTCGTCGGCTTTCTCGGCGGCTATACGACGGTCTCCTCGTTCTGCCTGCAAACGCTCAACCTCGCAATCGACGGTCAGGGGCTGCCGGCCGCGATGAACGGCATCCTGTCGACCGGCCTCTGCATCGCGGCGGTCGGAGCCGGGTTCTGGAGTGTGGTTCGGGTTTTGGCATGA
- a CDS encoding CrcB family protein, with protein sequence MLKVYLAVGLGAALGSLLRFLSGVLIVSVMGLSALWATGFVNVVGSFVIGLFAALTAPDGRLLVGAAGRQFVMGGICGGFTTFSAMSLDTFVLLLQGDIPLAGIYLVLVVVLSLVAAWVGHIVAVRLNH encoded by the coding sequence GTGTTGAAAGTCTATCTGGCTGTGGGGTTGGGGGCGGCGCTCGGATCGCTGTTGCGGTTTCTATCCGGCGTTCTGATCGTATCGGTCATGGGGCTGAGCGCCTTGTGGGCCACCGGCTTTGTGAACGTCGTCGGTTCGTTCGTGATTGGGCTGTTCGCAGCGCTCACGGCTCCCGACGGCCGGCTGCTGGTCGGCGCCGCGGGCCGGCAGTTCGTCATGGGAGGCATTTGCGGAGGTTTTACCACCTTCTCGGCGATGAGCCTCGACACCTTCGTCCTGCTGCTACAAGGCGATATCCCGCTCGCCGGGATTTATCTGGTGCTCGTGGTTGTGCTGTCGCTGGTTGCCGCCTGGGTTGGCCACATAGTGGCCGTGCGCCTCAATCATTGA